The window TCACGATGAGTGACGTGGCAAAGCTCTGCGGTGTTTCCCGGCAGACTGTCCACGCCGTGATCAATAACAAGCCCGGCGTCTCCGAGAAGACGCGCCAGAAGATTTTGCGCGTTGTGAAGGAGCACAATTATCGCCCGAACAAACTAGCGGCTGCATTGAACACGAAGTCCATGCGACTTGTGGGTGTGACGATCCTGAATATCCGCAACCCGTTCTTCGCGGATCTGATCCAAGGCATCAATCGGGTCCTGAAGAGCAGTGACTACCACCTGATGGTTTTCGAGGTCAGCACGAAGGATGAAGAGGAAGAAGCTATCGAGACTCTGCTCGCCTACCAGGTGACCGGCATCATCTGCTCGCCCTTCCAGGACCCTTCACGGACCGGACATCTCGAGGCAGTGCAGAAGCGCGGAATCCCGCTAGTGTCGATCGGTCCGGTCAGCGGACTCGGCACACACCACGTAGAGGCCGAACCTTTCGAGGTCGGCGCACAGGCGGCCCAGCACCTGATCGACATGGGGCATCAGAGGATCGCGTACCTCGAGGGACCAATGACTGTCATTTCTACTCAGGAACGCACTCTGGGATTCGTAACGACGCTCAGGAAGGCGGGGCACACGGTTGCCGAAGTTAACGTCGTTGCGTGCGGAGATACTTCCGATGATGGAAGGCGCGCAGCGATGGAACTGCTGAACCAG of the bacterium genome contains:
- a CDS encoding LacI family transcriptional regulator; translation: MLTMSDVAKLCGVSRQTVHAVINNKPGVSEKTRQKILRVVKEHNYRPNKLAAALNTKSMRLVGVTILNIRNPFFADLIQGINRVLKSSDYHLMVFEVSTKDEEEEAIETLLAYQVTGIICSPFQDPSRTGHLEAVQKRGIPLVSIGPVSGLGTHHVEAEPFEVGAQAAQHLIDMGHQRIAYLEGPMTVISTQERTLGFVTTLRKAGHTVAEVNVVACGDTSDDGRRAAMELLNQSSSSRPTAIACFNDMVALGVYEAAAALQLKIPRDVSVTGCDDIQLAPLLGPPLSTVRIPIIEMGETAASMLLSQVGVETPPTVYSTQKFRPEFIVRESVKRIKS